A stretch of DNA from Lycium ferocissimum isolate CSIRO_LF1 chromosome 4, AGI_CSIRO_Lferr_CH_V1, whole genome shotgun sequence:
GATTTGCGTTCATGTCAAAACCTTGTAAGACTCCCAGCCAGTGTCTCTGAGATGAGAAAACTGAAAAGTTTGACTCTGAAAGGCTGCTCAAGACTTGCATTCTTTCCTGAAAATCTAGGTGATCTAAACCAGTTGGAGGAGCTCTATGCTGGCAACACTTCCATTTGGAAACTACCAGATTCTATTGGAAACTTAAGCAAACTTAAAGTCCTATCGTTAAGAAGAGGGCGGAAGGTAAAGCGTCAATGTGCTGGCAGTTTGATATTACCCTCTGCCTGGGTGTTTCATGGTTTGAGGGAATTGAAAAGCTTAGATCTCAGTGGATGCAATTTATGTGATAACCAAACTGCTGCTCTTATGAACTTCCCTTCTTTATTGGAACTGAATCTGAGCAGAAATAAGTTTATTTCTTTACCTGATATCTTCAGTCGACTTTCTCGCCTTCGATATCTCAACATAACACACTGTCAGGAACTTAAGGAACTTCCCATACTTCCTCCGAGTATAGAGGAATTATATGCAGAAGACTTTTTGGCAAAACAAAGCATTGTAAAGCTACCAATGTACCCTCGGTTGAATTTGGTCTCCTTCACCAACTATAGTTTTGATCAACAATCTTATAGAGAGGAGAGCAATGGTAGCTCAGTTTTGGATGAGATTTTCAGTTTGTTTCTCTCAAACAATATGGATGATGTGATCCGCCCCTCTCTGAACTCTGATCACAGGGTGACTTGTTCCATTGTCTTTCCTGAATGTGCAATTCCCACTTGGTTTAAGCATCAGAGTGTTGAGGAAAGGATCTTGTTCAAACTGCCCGTTAATTGGTACAATGATAAGTTCAAGGGCTTTGCTATATGCTGTGTGACTCTCATGGGAGCAGGTGTCTGCAATCCTGGTTCAGGGCTATCTGAGAAGTATGACTATGCTTTCATCAAAGCCAAATTGATATGCAATGATCATTTGAAAGACCTTAAAGTGATAGAGAAAGAATGTCAAGTGGGCACAACATCTAGAACGTATGGCTGGTGTGTTTGCTTTGCCTACATACCATTGTATGCTTCACTGCAGATGTCCCAAGATAGATTGTGGGAGCATTAACCAGTATGACTTATTTGAGGCATCTATCCATGGGCGCATTGTGAGACAGTGGGGAGTTCATTTGATCTATGAGGATAGATTGAGAGCAGACTGCAGAACGAGTtggttgtaaaaaaaaaaaaaaaaaaaaaaagacttcttAAGTAGTTGGCTTGAGGCCACGCTAGCTGAACTAAATTAGCGCTATATACCAAGCAATTGAGGTTAAGGTAACTCGAAATACCTCTTATTTATTGCGCAAAAATGcgagaaaaaatataattaatttttatattattttctaaaataaagatggaattaatgattttttttttttaataaaaatttttttttataaaaccgACAATTAATAGGTTTAAAATTTTTAAGTCAATCTGATAATTTATAgttaaaattaaatgaaattatACCAATGTAATAGTAAAAATGTAAATCATATATTATTCTTGGgagggtgaaaatcattttcaccacCCAAGGAACATACCCGGTTCAATTCCAAATTCGTTCTACATTTCTAAGGAACATACCCCGGAGTCCtatttttttacattatcaatgttttttttttttttatttacaaaagttatgattttttttatctctttaaTCTATGTAACACATCCTTAAAAAAGAGAGATATTATTTTCGAGGAAAAAAGTTGATATTGAGAAATACTTGTTGACTATATAACTTAATGTCGTTCtgtagagagagagaaatgagaataataataattttttttttaacattaatctcgatatctatttatacaagtacAAAAATGggtaattatataaatatatagactATGTGAaccaaataattaataaaaatagaagtatattctataacaaattcctaaaagattttctttattataaattaattttagattataatataaaatattccATGGCGGCCTTTCTCTTTTGATTTCTCTTATACTTTAGAATCTTCAGCTTATAATAGATAAAATCAATTTAATCTTAAAAGTCTACCCCtatctcaaaaaaatttcactaaAACGCTGTTAATATTCACAAATTAAGATGTTGGAAAGTCTAGTGGTCCGAGGTTGGAGTCTTATCTAGGGCATTCCTGCTacttcggttttttttttttttttttttttttttgggagctTCTTAATTAAAAGAAGCTCAAGCAATCCAATGCTTCTATAACATGGCAGTTAAAGACTCAACTAAGGTTAATTTAATTCCCATTTAGTTAAACGCGGTTGGGAGTCGAGCCAAGCCCAATGACAACAGCATACAGTTCTTCTATTTTTcttaggcaaaatacatcaaaacacccctaaactatatctaaaatgtcgatatcacacttaaactatcatGTCGTCCCATTACACACGTTATGTATctaaaattgatattttttacTCCCTCAAAGCTGATGTGgcacaaaaaatattataattaaaaaatgagagagtggaatgtaattttaataataataaaaaactaattttaaaattttaatattaaaataaaaaattataattttttttaaagaaattagattttcataaatactttttttttcattccttctCCATTTCAAACCCCAACCCCCCCGCCCCCTCAAAACCCACCCCAAacccttcatcttcatcttcatgaGCACcactcccaccccctccccttTCTCCACCACCACGCCACCCC
This window harbors:
- the LOC132052081 gene encoding disease resistance protein Roq1-like, whose amino-acid sequence is MVPIGSDRHICKWSKAFRNMPCLRLLIVKGEEVRHHDPICDRIECLPSNLKWLDWSYYSFESLPADFEPGNLVGLNMTFSSLVEIFKEPKAFDKLTILNLSFSGNLLRTPNFSETPNLQRIILKSCISLVEIHPSIGNLKKLIFLNMENCKSIKSLPSSIQMESLESFNLSGCEKLEKFPEIRGNMELLSELLLARTAIWELPSSVGQLSGISLLDLRSCQNLVRLPASVSEMRKLKSLTLKGCSRLAFFPENLGDLNQLEELYAGNTSIWKLPDSIGNLSKLKVLSLRRGRKVKRQCAGSLILPSAWVFHGLRELKSLDLSGCNLCDNQTAALMNFPSLLELNLSRNKFISLPDIFSRLSRLRYLNITHCQELKELPILPPSIEELYAEDFLAKQSIVKLPMYPRLNLVSFTNYSFDQQSYREESNGSSVLDEIFSLFLSNNMDDVIRPSLNSDHRVTCSIVFPECAIPTWFKHQSVEERILFKLPVNWYNDKFKGFAICCVTLMGAGVCNPGSGLSEKYDYAFIKAKLICNDHLKDLKVIEKECQVGTTSRTYGWCVCFAYIPLYASLQMSQDRLWEH